In Carnobacterium sp. CP1, the following are encoded in one genomic region:
- the ruvB gene encoding Holliday junction branch migration DNA helicase RuvB, translating to MDELSIEKSLRPQYLNQYIGQAKLKLELGIYIEAAKSREEALDHVLLYGPPGLGKTTMAMVIANEMAVNIRTTSGPAIEKAGDLVALLNELEAGDVLFIDEIHRMPRMVEEMLYSAMEDYFVDIIVGQGPTAHPVHFPLPPFTLIGATTRAGMLSAPLRDRFGIVSHMEYYTIEDLSDIVIRSADIFQTEIHDSGALEIAKRSRGTPRVANRLLKRVRDYAQVQSDGIVNQKVADAALSMLRVDQKGLDYVDQKMVRTMIEVYGGGPVGLSTIAANIGEEMETIEDMVEPYLLQMGFIQRTPRGRIVTQLGFDHLGYPINN from the coding sequence ATGGACGAGCTATCGATTGAAAAATCCTTACGGCCACAGTACTTAAACCAATACATTGGACAAGCAAAATTAAAATTAGAACTAGGCATTTATATCGAAGCAGCTAAAAGCCGTGAAGAAGCTTTAGACCATGTTTTATTATATGGTCCTCCAGGATTAGGGAAAACGACCATGGCAATGGTTATTGCTAATGAAATGGCTGTTAACATACGAACCACTAGTGGGCCAGCTATCGAAAAAGCTGGTGATTTAGTAGCCCTTTTGAATGAATTAGAAGCAGGCGATGTGTTGTTTATCGATGAGATTCACCGGATGCCGAGAATGGTAGAAGAAATGCTCTATTCTGCAATGGAAGATTATTTCGTTGACATCATTGTTGGGCAAGGACCGACGGCTCATCCCGTTCATTTTCCGTTGCCGCCCTTTACTTTGATTGGTGCGACCACACGTGCTGGGATGCTATCAGCGCCTCTTCGCGATCGTTTTGGAATCGTCTCGCATATGGAATATTATACGATCGAAGATTTAAGCGATATCGTCATCCGCTCAGCGGATATCTTTCAAACTGAGATTCATGATAGCGGAGCGTTGGAAATTGCCAAACGTTCTAGAGGAACACCACGGGTTGCCAATCGGCTTTTGAAGCGTGTACGGGATTATGCGCAAGTCCAATCTGACGGCATCGTTAATCAAAAAGTAGCTGATGCAGCTTTATCAATGCTGCGTGTGGACCAAAAAGGACTGGATTATGTCGATCAAAAGATGGTTCGGACAATGATCGAAGTCTATGGCGGCGGGCCAGTAGGACTGTCTACTATAGCAGCAAATATTGGGGAAGAAATGGAAACGATCGAAGATATGGTCGAGCCGTATTTATTGCAAATGGGCTTTATTCAGCGTACTCCACGTGGTAGAATTGTAACGCAGTTAGGTTTTGACCATCTTGGTTACCCTATAAACAACTAA
- a CDS encoding post-transcriptional regulator, with amino-acid sequence MANDSTPLFEKLEPWLNLKIQEFHTLGYQQITKEDLWHYLIYFSWKKAIPKHYYQQIRQVMTLTPNDYLDFASVEALISPASSLDDMDLKSLF; translated from the coding sequence TTGGCTAATGATTCAACACCTTTATTTGAAAAGTTGGAACCCTGGTTAAACTTGAAAATCCAAGAATTCCACACACTGGGTTACCAACAGATTACAAAAGAAGATCTATGGCATTATTTAATTTATTTTTCTTGGAAAAAAGCTATTCCCAAACATTATTACCAACAAATTCGGCAAGTCATGACGTTGACTCCTAATGATTATTTAGATTTTGCCTCTGTAGAAGCGCTGATTTCTCCAGCTAGTTCATTAGACGATATGGATTTAAAAAGTTTATTTTAA
- the ruvA gene encoding Holliday junction branch migration protein RuvA, with product MYEYIKGVVTFVTPAYVVVETGGLGYLLYVANPFRFSSKLNEEVTIYVHQAVREDAITLYGFKDYNEKQLYLKLISVSGIGPKSGLAILANDDHSGLVHAIESEDATYLMKFPGVGKKTASQIILDLKGKLDDLDIPAVLTEGNIQQELALPSNHEPANEALEALAALGYSAREIKKVEPEIRKLTKETTDAYLREALRLLMKK from the coding sequence ATGTATGAGTACATTAAAGGAGTGGTAACGTTTGTTACCCCAGCTTATGTGGTTGTTGAAACAGGAGGATTAGGCTATCTGCTTTATGTAGCTAACCCATTCCGTTTTTCCAGCAAACTAAATGAAGAAGTGACGATTTACGTCCATCAAGCTGTACGAGAAGATGCAATCACACTCTATGGATTTAAAGATTACAATGAAAAACAATTGTATTTAAAATTAATCAGTGTGTCAGGGATTGGACCAAAAAGCGGGTTAGCTATCTTAGCAAATGATGACCATTCAGGTTTAGTGCATGCGATTGAAAGCGAAGACGCCACTTACTTAATGAAATTTCCTGGTGTCGGAAAAAAAACTGCTTCTCAAATTATCTTAGATTTAAAAGGAAAATTGGATGATTTAGATATTCCAGCGGTTCTGACTGAAGGAAATATCCAGCAAGAATTAGCATTGCCTTCAAACCATGAACCGGCTAATGAAGCATTGGAAGCTTTAGCTGCGTTGGGATACAGCGCAAGAGAAATCAAAAAAGTTGAACCTGAGATTCGAAAATTAACTAAGGAAACAACGGATGCTTATTTAAGAGAAGCTTTACGCTTATTGATGAAGAAATAA
- the yajC gene encoding preprotein translocase subunit YajC — protein sequence MDFIITILPFAAIMGLMYFMMIKPQKKAAEKTKNMLDSLKKGDGIVTIGGLHGIVDEINDVEKTVVLDCEGIFLTFERRAIARIKDVAVASTIETFEANPEDTNDVE from the coding sequence ATGGATTTTATTATTACTATTTTACCTTTTGCTGCGATTATGGGATTGATGTATTTTATGATGATCAAACCACAAAAAAAAGCGGCTGAAAAAACTAAAAACATGTTGGACTCTTTGAAAAAAGGTGACGGTATTGTAACAATTGGTGGCTTGCATGGAATCGTTGATGAAATTAACGATGTAGAAAAAACGGTTGTTCTTGATTGTGAAGGCATTTTCTTAACCTTTGAAAGACGCGCAATTGCACGCATCAAAGATGTCGCTGTTGCCTCAACGATTGAAACATTTGAAGCCAATCCAGAAGATACCAACGACGTAGAATAA
- the queA gene encoding tRNA preQ1(34) S-adenosylmethionine ribosyltransferase-isomerase QueA produces MLSTNDFDFELPEELIAQTPLEDRSGSRLLILDKETGEIEDKHFTAILDELHAGDALVMNDTRVLPARLYGTKPETGGHVEVLLLKNTSNDEWETLVKPAKRAKVGTEIHFGDGRLKAVVKEELDHGGRIIDFFYDGIFLEVLESLGEMPLPPYIKERLEDNERYQTVYAKENGSAAAPTAGLHFTEELLEKIKAKGVQLVFLTLHVGLGTFRPVSVDSIEDHEMHSEFYRLSEEAASQLNEVKKAGGRIVAVGTTSIRTLETIGTKFNGSIQADSGWTSIFISPGYEFKLVDAFTTNFHLPKSTLVMLVSAFAGREQVLAAYEHAVKEKYRFFSFGDAMFVK; encoded by the coding sequence ATGTTATCAACAAATGATTTTGATTTTGAATTGCCTGAAGAGTTGATTGCTCAAACACCACTAGAAGATCGCTCCGGATCAAGACTTTTGATTTTGGATAAAGAAACTGGTGAAATAGAAGACAAGCACTTTACAGCTATTTTAGATGAGTTACATGCAGGTGATGCCTTAGTAATGAATGACACGCGTGTTTTGCCAGCTCGTCTTTACGGAACCAAACCTGAAACAGGGGGACACGTTGAGGTGTTGTTGTTAAAAAACACTTCAAATGATGAATGGGAAACATTAGTTAAGCCGGCTAAACGAGCTAAAGTTGGAACGGAAATTCATTTTGGAGATGGTCGTTTGAAAGCTGTGGTCAAAGAAGAATTGGATCATGGTGGACGAATCATTGATTTTTTTTATGACGGTATTTTTTTGGAAGTCTTAGAATCTCTTGGAGAAATGCCTTTACCGCCTTATATTAAAGAACGACTCGAAGACAATGAACGTTATCAAACGGTTTATGCAAAAGAAAATGGTTCAGCAGCTGCTCCTACAGCTGGTTTGCATTTTACTGAAGAGTTATTAGAAAAAATTAAAGCTAAAGGGGTTCAATTGGTTTTCTTAACATTACACGTCGGGTTAGGAACGTTCCGGCCCGTTAGCGTCGATTCCATTGAAGACCATGAAATGCATTCTGAATTTTACCGTTTATCTGAAGAAGCCGCTAGCCAATTAAATGAAGTAAAAAAGGCAGGTGGCAGAATTGTTGCTGTAGGAACAACTTCTATACGGACTCTTGAAACCATTGGGACAAAATTTAATGGCAGCATTCAAGCAGATAGCGGCTGGACTAGTATCTTTATTTCTCCAGGCTATGAGTTTAAGTTAGTTGATGCTTTTACAACTAATTTTCATTTGCCTAAGTCAACTTTGGTTATGCTCGTCAGTGCTTTTGCGGGAAGAGAGCAGGTTCTAGCAGCTTATGAGCATGCTGTAAAAGAAAAATATCGGTTTTTCAGTTTTGGAGATGCGATGTTTGTAAAATAA
- the mutL gene encoding DNA mismatch repair endonuclease MutL, translated as MAKIQELSEILANQIAAGEVIERPASVVKELIENAIDAGSTQIDILIEEAGLRKIQIIDNGVGIDSDEVLNAFKRHATSKIYSRDDLFRIRTLGFRGEALPSIASVSEITLETSTGSQQGTFVKLKGGQVIEERPNQARKGTTLTVENLFFNTPARLKYVKTLQTELANVTDIVNRMALSHPQIAFRLVHDGNQLTRTAGNGDLKQTLAGIYGVSTAKKMRKIEKEDLDFKISGYISLPEITRASRNYISIIINGRYIKNYLLNKAIIAGYRSKLMVGRFPIAVIEIDIDPLLIDVNVHPTKQEVRISKEKELMELIEAAINECLSGEQLIPEALGNLGFKKETQQAQQPTEQTRLDFAQSSSDEKAERSIPSNNWHTMHSPPAVEQSRSVAFEDTSGQEMKPEDFVFNEKTDYSASDQLEDMKKIASVSDAHRQPYLQTAEKMLTTESPEKDQVAHLPLLEYVGQMHGTYLFAQNENGLYILDQHAAQERIKYEYFRKKIGEVSTDLQDLLVPLLLDYPSNDAIKIKENQEALEKVGIYLEPFGQNSFLLRSHPVWFNQGEEETIVREMIDLLLEQGTVNVAKFREASAIMMSCKGSIKANHYLNDTEARALLVDLAKTENPYNCPHGRPVLIQFTTNDMEKMFKRIQDSH; from the coding sequence ATGGCGAAAATTCAAGAACTGTCAGAAATATTAGCGAACCAAATAGCGGCTGGTGAAGTTATCGAACGCCCAGCTTCAGTGGTGAAAGAGTTGATCGAAAATGCTATTGATGCAGGAAGCACGCAAATCGATATTCTTATTGAAGAAGCAGGGTTGAGAAAAATTCAAATCATTGACAATGGCGTTGGAATTGATTCAGATGAGGTCTTGAATGCATTTAAGCGGCATGCAACAAGCAAAATTTATTCACGCGATGACTTATTTCGCATTCGTACATTAGGTTTTCGAGGAGAAGCTTTGCCAAGTATCGCCTCTGTTTCTGAGATCACATTAGAAACCTCTACTGGTAGTCAGCAAGGAACATTTGTTAAGTTAAAAGGAGGACAAGTGATCGAAGAGCGGCCTAACCAAGCTAGAAAAGGAACGACGTTGACTGTAGAAAATTTGTTTTTCAATACGCCTGCTCGATTGAAATATGTTAAAACGCTGCAAACGGAACTTGCCAATGTAACAGACATTGTTAACCGTATGGCCTTGAGTCATCCACAAATAGCGTTTCGTTTGGTTCATGATGGCAATCAGTTGACGCGCACTGCTGGAAACGGCGATTTAAAACAAACGTTGGCTGGCATATATGGGGTTTCAACTGCAAAAAAAATGCGAAAAATAGAAAAAGAAGATTTAGACTTCAAAATTTCAGGCTATATTTCATTGCCTGAAATTACACGAGCTAGTCGAAACTATATTTCTATTATTATTAACGGCCGGTACATTAAAAATTATTTACTCAATAAGGCGATTATCGCCGGTTATCGTTCAAAATTAATGGTGGGGCGTTTTCCAATAGCTGTTATTGAAATTGATATTGACCCCCTTCTGATTGATGTTAATGTTCATCCTACAAAACAAGAAGTGCGTATCAGCAAAGAAAAAGAATTGATGGAGCTTATTGAAGCCGCCATTAACGAATGTTTAAGCGGAGAGCAGTTGATTCCTGAAGCATTGGGAAATTTGGGCTTTAAAAAAGAAACGCAACAAGCGCAGCAACCTACGGAACAAACACGGTTAGATTTTGCACAATCTAGCAGCGATGAAAAAGCAGAGCGGTCAATACCGTCAAATAATTGGCACACTATGCACTCACCACCAGCTGTTGAGCAAAGTCGATCAGTAGCATTTGAGGACACGTCTGGACAGGAAATGAAGCCAGAGGATTTTGTGTTTAATGAAAAAACGGATTATTCAGCAAGCGATCAACTAGAAGACATGAAGAAAATCGCTTCCGTATCAGACGCACATCGCCAACCCTATTTGCAAACAGCAGAAAAAATGTTAACAACAGAATCTCCGGAAAAAGACCAAGTAGCTCATTTGCCATTGTTAGAATACGTTGGTCAAATGCATGGCACGTATTTATTCGCACAAAATGAAAATGGGTTATATATCTTAGATCAACATGCGGCTCAAGAACGAATCAAATACGAATATTTCCGGAAGAAAATTGGAGAGGTCAGTACTGATCTACAGGATTTATTGGTCCCTCTTTTGCTAGATTACCCAAGCAACGATGCCATCAAAATTAAAGAAAACCAAGAAGCTCTAGAAAAAGTCGGTATTTATTTGGAACCATTCGGACAGAATAGTTTTTTATTGAGAAGCCACCCGGTTTGGTTCAACCAAGGAGAAGAAGAAACGATTGTTAGAGAAATGATAGATTTGCTGTTAGAGCAAGGGACCGTTAATGTTGCTAAGTTCCGCGAAGCTTCCGCTATTATGATGAGTTGCAAAGGATCGATCAAAGCCAATCATTATCTGAATGATACCGAAGCTCGTGCGCTATTAGTAGACTTAGCAAAAACCGAGAACCCGTATAATTGTCCTCATGGTCGACCAGTATTGATCCAATTCACAACAAATGATATGGAAAAAATGTTTAAACGTATTCAAGATTCTCATTAA
- the msrB gene encoding peptide-methionine (R)-S-oxide reductase MsrB: MTKFSQEELKQTLTPIQYEVTQNEATERPFTGEYDAFYDDGIFVDVVSGKPLFSSTDKYDAGCGWPSFTKPIASEEVVEKMDRKLGMARTEVRSKEANSHLGHVFNDGPTEAGGLRYCINSAALRFVPKEKLEEEGYGTYLNLFA, translated from the coding sequence ATGACAAAATTTAGTCAAGAAGAACTCAAACAAACATTAACTCCTATTCAATATGAAGTCACACAAAATGAAGCAACCGAACGTCCTTTTACTGGTGAATACGATGCTTTTTACGATGACGGTATTTTTGTAGACGTCGTCAGCGGCAAACCACTATTCTCTTCAACAGATAAATATGATGCTGGTTGTGGCTGGCCATCGTTTACTAAACCCATTGCTTCTGAAGAAGTTGTTGAAAAAATGGATCGCAAACTTGGTATGGCTCGAACAGAAGTACGCAGCAAAGAGGCAAATTCTCATTTAGGGCATGTTTTTAATGACGGTCCAACAGAAGCTGGCGGTTTGCGTTATTGTATCAACTCTGCAGCTTTACGTTTTGTTCCAAAAGAAAAACTAGAAGAAGAAGGGTATGGCACTTACCTTAACTTATTTGCTTAA
- the tgt gene encoding tRNA guanosine(34) transglycosylase Tgt — MSEPAIKYRLIKKEKHTGARLGEIITPHGTFPTPMFMPVGTLASVKSIAPEELETMGANIILSNTYHLWLRPGEDIVEEAGGLHKFMNWDKGILTDSGGFQVFSLSDMRRIEEEGVHFRNHLNGSKMFLSPEKAIGIQNKLGPDIMMSFDECAPFEESFDYVKKSVERTSRWAERGLKAHAKPNQQGLFGIIQGAGYKELRQQSARDLVSMDFPGYSIGGLSVGEPKHLMNEVLDYTTPLIPEDKPRYLMGVGTADSLIDGVIRGVDMFDCVLPTRIARNGTCMTSKGRVVIKNARYERDFGPLDDKCDCYTCKNYTRAYIRHLIKADETFGLRLTSYHNLYFLLNVMKNVRQAIMDDNLLEFRENFFEEYGYNKPNAKNF; from the coding sequence ATGTCTGAACCGGCTATTAAATACCGTTTAATAAAAAAAGAAAAACATACTGGTGCTAGATTAGGAGAAATCATTACTCCTCATGGAACCTTCCCTACACCAATGTTTATGCCAGTAGGAACACTGGCATCCGTTAAGAGTATCGCACCTGAAGAGTTAGAAACTATGGGAGCAAATATTATTTTAAGCAATACCTATCATCTATGGTTAAGACCAGGAGAAGATATTGTCGAAGAAGCGGGTGGATTGCACAAATTCATGAATTGGGATAAAGGAATCTTAACCGACTCTGGTGGGTTTCAAGTATTCTCATTGAGTGATATGCGCCGCATTGAAGAGGAAGGGGTTCATTTTAGAAATCATCTGAACGGTTCGAAAATGTTTCTTTCTCCAGAAAAAGCTATCGGCATCCAAAATAAGTTAGGTCCGGATATCATGATGAGTTTTGATGAATGCGCTCCTTTTGAAGAAAGTTTTGATTATGTGAAAAAATCTGTTGAGCGAACTAGCCGTTGGGCAGAACGTGGACTAAAAGCTCATGCTAAACCCAACCAACAAGGATTATTTGGTATTATCCAAGGCGCGGGCTATAAAGAATTGCGTCAGCAAAGTGCTAGAGATTTGGTTTCAATGGATTTTCCTGGTTATTCAATCGGTGGTTTATCCGTTGGAGAGCCTAAACACTTGATGAATGAAGTGTTGGATTACACTACACCGCTGATTCCTGAGGACAAACCTCGTTATTTGATGGGAGTAGGAACAGCCGATTCTTTGATTGACGGAGTTATTCGCGGTGTAGATATGTTTGATTGTGTATTGCCGACGAGAATTGCTCGTAATGGAACGTGTATGACCAGCAAAGGGCGAGTAGTTATTAAAAATGCACGATACGAACGGGATTTTGGCCCGCTTGACGACAAATGTGATTGCTACACTTGTAAGAACTATACTAGAGCGTATATTCGTCATTTAATCAAAGCAGATGAAACGTTTGGTTTACGCTTAACGAGTTACCACAACCTTTATTTCTTGTTAAATGTGATGAAAAACGTTAGACAAGCTATCATGGACGATAACTTGCTTGAATTTAGAGAAAACTTTTTTGAAGAATATGGGTACAATAAACCAAATGCTAAGAATTTCTAA
- the mutS gene encoding DNA mismatch repair protein MutS encodes MPQKTQHTPMMVQYLGIKEQYPDAFLFYRLGDFYELFNEDAIKASQLLEVTLTTRNKNAENPIPMCGVPYHAAKGYIDVLIEKGYKVAICEQVEDPKTAKGMVKREVVQLITPGTAMDSKTIDAKTNNYLAALSVTEEQQITIAYADLSTGELKAAQLTSIDDVINELSSLKTKEVVFKEAEHIELQTELQTKLGILISTQKDIEENAEFAYLSSEVENTGILSVLKILLSYLSVTQKRSLAHLQKAEVYTPTHYLKMDHYSKHNLELVTSIRTGQKKGTLLWLVDETKTAMGGRLLKQWIDRPLIQETAIRARQDIVESLVNHFFERTDLNEALTRVYDLERLAGRVAFGNVNGRDLIQLKTSLVQIPQLKEIIELMNKNEWDSLLSDLDTVPEVVSLIENAINDDAPLSLKDGSVINDGFNQTLDQYRDAMRNGKRWIAQLEAEEREKTGIKTLKIGYNRVFGYYIEITKSNLANLPEGTYERKQTLANAERFITPELKEKETLILEAEEKSLALEYRLFTEVRETVKAYIERLQLLAKTVATIDVLQSFATISEKYHYVRPELTFDSQDLMLVNGRHPVVEKVLGQQTYVPNSVEMDANTEIMLITGPNMSGKSTYMRQLALTVILAQMGCFVPAETANLPVFDQIFTRIGAADDLISGQSTFMVEMMEANQALRHATSNSLILFDEIGRGTATFDGMALAEAIIEYIHKHVHAKTLFSTHYHELTVLEEELPGLVNTHVGAVEEDGELIFLHKMLPGPADKSYGIHVAKLAGLPNSLLSRAAVILERLEQKEEIVLGNHTEPKNVPLSNVMKEEPTSVGVSEAAEGQLSLFGALDETESTVIKTLTELNLLTMTPLEALNALHQLQQQLN; translated from the coding sequence ATGCCGCAAAAAACACAACATACCCCAATGATGGTGCAATATTTAGGAATCAAAGAGCAGTATCCAGACGCCTTTTTATTTTATCGCCTGGGAGACTTTTATGAGCTGTTCAATGAAGATGCGATCAAAGCATCACAATTACTGGAAGTTACTTTAACGACACGAAATAAAAATGCAGAAAATCCTATTCCAATGTGCGGCGTACCTTACCATGCTGCAAAAGGGTACATTGATGTTTTGATTGAAAAAGGCTATAAAGTGGCAATCTGCGAACAAGTAGAAGACCCAAAAACGGCTAAAGGTATGGTGAAACGTGAAGTTGTTCAGCTGATTACACCTGGTACGGCAATGGATTCTAAAACGATCGATGCAAAAACCAATAATTATTTGGCTGCTCTTTCGGTCACAGAAGAACAACAAATAACTATCGCCTATGCTGATTTAAGTACCGGCGAGCTGAAGGCTGCCCAACTAACTTCAATTGATGATGTTATCAATGAATTAAGCAGTTTAAAAACAAAAGAAGTTGTTTTTAAAGAAGCTGAGCATATTGAGCTGCAAACAGAATTACAGACAAAATTAGGCATACTGATCTCAACACAAAAAGACATTGAAGAAAATGCTGAATTTGCCTACTTGTCTAGTGAAGTAGAAAACACAGGTATTTTGTCGGTATTAAAAATTTTATTGTCTTATTTAAGTGTGACTCAAAAGAGAAGTTTAGCGCATTTACAAAAAGCAGAAGTTTATACACCGACACACTACTTAAAAATGGATCATTATTCTAAACACAATTTAGAGTTGGTTACATCTATTCGAACGGGCCAAAAAAAAGGTACCTTGCTTTGGCTAGTAGATGAAACAAAAACGGCAATGGGAGGACGCTTACTGAAACAATGGATTGACCGACCGTTGATTCAAGAAACCGCGATTCGCGCTCGACAAGACATTGTGGAAAGTTTAGTGAATCACTTTTTTGAACGAACCGATTTAAATGAAGCATTGACGCGAGTATATGATTTAGAACGTCTGGCGGGCAGAGTAGCTTTTGGGAATGTAAACGGCCGTGATTTAATTCAGTTGAAAACCTCTTTAGTACAGATTCCTCAATTAAAAGAGATCATTGAACTAATGAATAAAAATGAATGGGATTCGTTGTTGTCTGATTTAGATACGGTGCCAGAAGTTGTGTCTTTGATTGAGAATGCTATCAATGATGATGCACCTTTATCGTTGAAAGACGGCAGTGTAATCAATGATGGATTCAATCAAACCTTGGATCAGTACCGAGATGCTATGCGCAACGGCAAACGATGGATTGCTCAATTAGAAGCAGAAGAACGCGAAAAAACCGGCATAAAGACCTTGAAAATCGGCTATAATCGTGTATTCGGTTATTATATTGAAATTACTAAGTCCAATTTGGCCAATTTGCCAGAAGGAACGTATGAACGGAAACAAACGTTAGCGAATGCTGAGCGATTCATTACTCCGGAATTAAAAGAGAAAGAAACTTTGATTTTGGAAGCAGAAGAAAAATCGTTAGCATTAGAATACCGTTTGTTCACAGAAGTGAGAGAGACTGTTAAAGCTTATATTGAACGGTTGCAGTTATTAGCGAAGACAGTAGCAACGATTGATGTATTGCAAAGTTTTGCAACCATCAGTGAAAAGTATCATTACGTTCGTCCTGAACTGACATTTGACAGCCAAGACTTGATGTTGGTCAATGGACGCCATCCGGTGGTTGAAAAAGTTTTAGGTCAACAAACGTACGTCCCGAATAGTGTGGAGATGGATGCTAATACAGAAATCATGTTGATTACCGGACCAAACATGTCGGGGAAAAGTACTTATATGCGTCAATTGGCTTTAACGGTTATCTTGGCGCAAATGGGCTGTTTTGTACCAGCAGAAACCGCTAATCTGCCTGTTTTTGATCAGATATTTACTCGAATCGGAGCAGCGGATGATTTGATTTCTGGTCAAAGTACGTTTATGGTCGAAATGATGGAAGCTAACCAAGCATTGCGTCATGCGACTTCTAATAGTTTGATTTTATTCGATGAAATCGGACGGGGAACGGCGACTTTTGACGGGATGGCTTTAGCAGAAGCTATCATAGAATACATTCACAAACACGTGCATGCTAAAACCTTGTTTTCAACGCATTATCATGAATTGACGGTACTAGAAGAAGAGTTACCTGGACTGGTCAATACCCATGTAGGCGCCGTTGAAGAAGACGGCGAATTGATTTTTTTGCATAAAATGCTGCCAGGGCCAGCTGATAAAAGTTACGGGATCCATGTAGCCAAATTAGCCGGATTGCCAAATAGCTTATTATCTAGAGCAGCCGTTATTTTAGAGCGGTTAGAACAAAAAGAAGAAATCGTTTTAGGAAATCACACAGAGCCGAAAAATGTTCCACTTTCCAATGTGATGAAAGAAGAACCTACATCTGTTGGGGTATCGGAAGCAGCAGAAGGGCAATTGTCTTTATTTGGAGCACTAGACGAAACGGAATCAACGGTCATTAAAACTCTAACAGAGTTGAATTTACTCACGATGACGCCTTTAGAAGCGTTGAATGCCTTACATCAGCTCCAGCAACAATTAAATTAA